One Pirellulales bacterium genomic window, ATCGCCCGGCACCCTGGCGTGTTCATCACCGATGGCATCAATCCCGGGCCGGGGATCAAATGAAGCCCTGGGGCAGGCATTCCTGCCTGCCGCTTTGCCGAGGACATGTCGGACTCGCGGCCTGGCAGACAGGAAAGTGTGGCCCCATTTCGTCCGCCGCTGCTACAATAGGTCGGCCCCTCACCGCAGACCCTTGTATGCCCAATCGCACATCACTCGGCGGCGTCATTCACACCTACCAGCGGTACGACCCCAAGCGGTTCCCCAGCCCGACGCAGCCGCCGCCGGATCTGGTGTCGCCGGCGTTGGAGCACATGCTGGCCTTTGGCAGCTTGCGTGAATTGACCGACGAGGAGCTGGCCCATGCGGTGCACCTCGATCCGAGTCAGATAGCCGGGCTGGGCATGACGCTCGAGTCGCTCAAGGCGGCGCTTGAAGAACGGAAGCGCAAAATTCTGCAAACCTACGAGACCGATGCCGTGCAAAAAGAGGCGAGGGACGACTATCGCGCGCTCGGCGAACGGATTAAGCCTCCAAAGCAACTGCGCGATCGCTTTCGTCGGGCGTTCGACGAAGAACAAATCCGTGAGTTGGAGCGAATCTGGTACGCGCACGGGAAGGACAATTCCGACTTCGCGCGGCAACTGGTCAAGCTGGTCGATCGGCTTGGAAATAAATACGAACTCGACGAACTGGCCGCGAAATACGAGTTTACCGGCCGCGAACTCATGACCGTGGCGCAGGCGCTGGAGATCAAGCAAGAGTTGGAGACGATCGACCGGCTGCTGAAGCAAATCGAAGAAGCGGCCAAGACGGCGCAAATCGGCATCATCGACCTCGACGAGTTGGCCCAATTTGCCCAGCCCGGCGACATGGACAAGCTCGCTCAAATGCAGCGACAGGTCGAAGAATTGCTGCGGCACATGGCCGAGCAGCAAGGTCTTGTCAAAGGCCGGCGCGGTTATGAGTTGACGCCGAAAGCCTATCGCCTCTTTCAAGGCCGACTGCTGGAACAAATCTTTTCCCAATTGCACGAATCGCGCACCGGCCGGCATCAAGGGCCGATCATCGGCGAAGGGGCGGTCGAACTGCAACAGACCAAACCCTACGAGTTCGGCGACAGCGTGGCGAACATGGATATTCCCTCGTCGCTCGTGAACGCCATGATCCGCGGCGGCGCACGGCTCCCGCTGCATATGAAATCGGAAGATATCGTCATCCATCGCACGCGAAACAACCCCAAATGCGCCACGGCGGTGCTGATGGATATGAGCGGCTCAATGCGCTACGACGGGCAATACATCAACGTCAAGCGAATGGCTCTGGCGCTCGAAGGGCTGATCCGCCGCGAATATCCCGGCGACTTTTTGCAGTTGATCGAGATGTTCACGTTTGCCAAGCCGCGCGCGGTGGGCGAGATTGCTTCGCTGCTACCCAAGCCGGTGACGATTTTCGATTCGTCCGTGCGGCTGTGGGCCGAGATGAGCGACCCCGATGTGAGCGAAGTGCAGATTCCACCCCACTTCACCAACATTCAGCACGCCTTGCAATTGGGACGGCAGTTCTTGTCTCAGCAAGCCACGCCGAATCGGCAAATTGTGCTGATCACCGACGGTCTGCCAACGGCTCATTTCGAGGGAACGAAACTGTTCCTGCTCTATCCGCCAGCTCGTCGCACCGAAGAAGCCACGCTCCGCGAAGGGCTGCTCTGCCAGCGCGAAGGGATCACCATCAACATCTTCTTGCTGCAAAGCTGGAATCAATCGCGCGAGGACATTCAGTTTGCGTATCGACTCGCCGAATCGACCAAAGGCCGGGTGTTTTTCACAGCCGGTCGCGACCTCGACCGCTTCGTGGTATGGGACTATCTCCAACGGCGACGGTCGATTGTCGCATGAATGTTTGCCGCGAATTGTACGAAATCTTAGGGGCCGCGCTGGTAATCGACGACCATCCAGCGATCCCCTTCGAGGCGAAAATCGACGCCGATCCGTTGCAAGTATTTGAATGGAAAGGAATTACTGCGATCGCGAGCCAAGCCTTGGACGAAGACGCGAAACTCGGCGCGGGCAGTCGGCGGGGTTTTCTCCCGGTCAACGGTGACGTCGATGGCGCTGACCGAAACCGACTCGATCTTCGACGCTTGGCCGATCCATCGTCGCGCTTCCAATCGCAAGGGGAGCACCGAGGGCGAAATGTAGTTAAGCAAATCGTCCAATCGATTTTGCTCGGCGAGCGCGGCGGCCTCGAACAGCGTTTGCTCGACCCGTTCGCGATCGGTCACGACGATGCGATCGATCACACTTGCGGCAATGATGCAGAACAGGACACCGACCATTGCCACCAGGATGACGCCGCGACCGGTTTTCAGCAGCAACACTAGCAGCACGACAAGCGTAATGCCGCAGGCGGCATAGATCGGAAAGGGATCGTCGGTGAGCCAGGGCATGCGAGGGTTCAGGGTTCGGGAGGACGTTGATTGGGATCAACGGCGCTTCTTGGGTATTGCGTGCGTAGGTCTTTGAGGCGGCGCTGCTGGAGGCGAATGACTGCAACCAAGGCGACGAGCGCGATCGCGGCAATGGCGAGCACCAGTGGACCGAGGGTGAAGATTCGAGTCCAGGGGCGTTGATCGGGCGCGGTTTTGGCGACGGAGGCCGGTTCGAGCGATTCCCGACCCTGGGCGCGCTCGCGACCGTGGAATTTGGTTTCGATGATTTCTTGCCGACGTTCGAACTTCGGGCCGATGGTGAAGATCCCGGCCAGCGCCGCTAATGCGAAAATTAGCACCCAATACCAGGGCGAATCAGTGACGGACGACGGATGGCGTGGGCTAGATTCAGACATCTCCGTAGGGCAGGCGGCCTGCCTGCCAGGGTCGAAACCGTTCTAGCGGTATAAAATGCAAGTCAGGCGGGCCACCTGTCCTGGAATTAGCGTTTCCGGAACAGCGGGCCGGCGTAGATGGCCCCTGTGCCCAACTGCTCTTCAATTCTAAGTAGTTGGTTGTATTTGGCCATCCGGTCGGTGCGACTGGCCGAGCCGGTCTTGATTTGACCGGTTCCCATCGCCACGGCCAAGTCGGCGATGGTGCTGTCTTCGGTTTCGCCGCTGCGGTGGCTGGAAATACTGGTGTAGCCGTTGCGGTGGGCGAGTTGGATGGCTTCGAGGGTCTCCGTCAACGTGCCAATTTGGTTCACTTTAATAAGTATACTGTTAGCCACGTGTTCGTCGATGCCTCGCTGCAGACGCGCGGTGTTGGTCACGAACAAATCGTCGCCAACTAGCTGAACTTTGCCGCCCAACTTTTGTGTCAGAATTTTCCAGCCTTCCCAATCATCTTCCGCGCAGCCGTCTTCGATCGAGCAAATTGGGTATTTTTCGACCCAAGCTGCGAGAAAATCGACCATTTCGGCCGAGGAGAGCTGCTTGCCATCAATCGAGTATTTCTTCGTCTTGTTGTCGAAAAACTCGGTTGCGGCAACGTCGAGGGCGATTTTAATTTGCTCGCCGGGTTTGTAGCCGGCCTTTTGGATGGCCTCGATGATCGCGTCGAGCGCTTCGCCATTGCTCTGGAAGTCGGGGGCGAATCCGCC contains:
- the eno gene encoding phosphopyruvate hydratase, which gives rise to MSEILEIHGRQILDSRGNPTVEVDVTLADGSFGRAAVPSGASTGAHEAWELRDGDHSQFMGKGVAKAVASVNDVLANELVGFEALDQTVVDRRMIELDGSENKKNLGANAILGVSLAVAHAAAEFCGLPLFRYLGGPGARLLPAPMMNIINGGAHADNAVDVQEFMVMPLGFATFSDALRAGVETFHNLKSVLKSKKLNTNVGDEGGFAPDFQSNGEALDAIIEAIQKAGYKPGEQIKIALDVAATEFFDNKTKKYSIDGKQLSSAEMVDFLAAWVEKYPICSIEDGCAEDDWEGWKILTQKLGGKVQLVGDDLFVTNTARLQRGIDEHVANSILIKVNQIGTLTETLEAIQLAHRNGYTSISSHRSGETEDSTIADLAVAMGTGQIKTGSASRTDRMAKYNQLLRIEEQLGTGAIYAGPLFRKR